In one Natronosalvus amylolyticus genomic region, the following are encoded:
- a CDS encoding D-aminoacyl-tRNA deacylase, translated as MIAIVESRADRASSHICRHLRELTEWERRVDDTRPDADGGGTYYVTTGAELRSFDDLHLHLESPADAFEADPELLVFASRHSGNTGPLLTAHSTGNVGPAEFGGADYAVAEAAPNALSALLEAFDRYVPEGYDTGLECTHHGPTAVGCPSLFAELGSDDEQWDDPAGARAVAKAILELRGVPAHGPRQVVGFGGNHYVPRFERIVRETPWAVGHVAADWALEAMGDPADHPGVLEALFEASDTNYAVIDDEWPKLETLLEETGYSVVSETWLRTVGDRPLDLVESIETRLGPIDDGVRFGEIEADAFSVASLPSELFSAAELVDSQAVWDAVGEHAVAFETRNGSSRIGERVALPVAETTADGGTPRSHLERLVRTICSVLEREYERVTMTEDTVTLEQRVFDPELARAAGVPEGPAFGRLSNGETVTVDGTRVEASDVHRTETTIVSW; from the coding sequence GTGATAGCCATCGTCGAGAGTCGAGCAGACCGTGCCTCGAGTCACATCTGTCGGCACTTGCGCGAACTGACCGAGTGGGAGCGACGCGTCGACGATACCCGCCCTGATGCGGATGGAGGCGGTACCTACTACGTGACGACGGGTGCCGAACTCCGGTCGTTCGACGACCTCCATCTTCACCTCGAGTCGCCCGCTGACGCCTTCGAGGCCGATCCCGAACTGCTGGTGTTTGCCTCCCGGCACTCGGGCAACACCGGGCCGCTGTTGACCGCCCACTCCACCGGCAACGTCGGCCCGGCCGAGTTCGGCGGGGCAGATTACGCCGTGGCCGAGGCCGCACCGAACGCGCTCAGCGCCCTCCTCGAGGCCTTCGACAGGTATGTGCCCGAGGGATACGACACCGGACTCGAGTGTACGCACCACGGCCCCACCGCTGTCGGGTGTCCGTCGCTGTTCGCCGAACTCGGTAGCGACGACGAACAGTGGGACGACCCGGCGGGTGCCCGAGCGGTCGCGAAGGCAATCCTCGAATTGCGTGGAGTTCCGGCCCACGGCCCCCGGCAGGTCGTCGGTTTCGGGGGCAATCACTACGTGCCTCGTTTCGAGCGCATCGTTCGGGAGACGCCGTGGGCCGTCGGTCACGTCGCAGCAGACTGGGCACTCGAGGCGATGGGCGACCCGGCCGACCATCCGGGTGTGCTCGAGGCACTGTTCGAGGCCAGCGACACGAACTACGCCGTCATCGACGACGAGTGGCCGAAACTCGAGACACTCCTCGAGGAGACGGGCTATTCGGTCGTGAGCGAAACCTGGCTCCGAACGGTCGGTGACAGACCGCTGGATCTCGTCGAATCAATCGAAACCCGACTCGGACCGATCGACGACGGTGTCCGATTCGGCGAAATCGAAGCGGACGCGTTTTCGGTCGCCTCGCTGCCGAGTGAACTGTTCTCGGCGGCCGAACTCGTCGACTCGCAAGCAGTGTGGGACGCTGTTGGGGAACACGCCGTCGCCTTCGAAACCCGAAATGGGAGCAGCCGAATCGGCGAGCGTGTGGCACTGCCGGTAGCGGAGACGACTGCCGACGGCGGGACGCCCAGGTCACACCTCGAGCGACTCGTTCGAACCATCTGTTCGGTCCTCGAGCGCGAGTACGAACGGGTAACGATGACCGAGGACACCGTCACTCTCGAGCAACGGGTGTTCGATCCGGAACTGGCTCGAGCTGCCGGCGTGCCCGAAGGTCCGGCATTCGGCCGACTTTCCAACGGCGAAACCGTCACCGTTGACGGGACGCGGGTCGAAGCGAGCGACGTGCACCGAACCGAAACCACAATCGTTTCGTGGTGA